In Nocardia sputorum, a single genomic region encodes these proteins:
- a CDS encoding TetR/AcrR family transcriptional regulator: MASPSGRGRGRPRIDGLAEQRRSQIIEAAYEVFADQGFEATTVGAIAKRAGIGHGTVYRYFDSKIEILREVFDYTAERLFQVLDLGSLSKPIESMDALADRIATTTARLSDLVNREPRLLKIVTVEISSADPEMQARVMSFERMLAGRLASTLSRAIAAGQVRPEVNPDAYGHLLLSLTMPTFLDAFQGRLAPALRYRHTAAIVGLLENALRTRPVQA, translated from the coding sequence ATGGCCAGCCCATCCGGCCGCGGACGGGGCCGCCCCCGGATCGACGGGTTGGCGGAGCAGCGGCGGTCGCAGATCATCGAGGCGGCCTACGAGGTATTCGCCGATCAGGGGTTCGAAGCGACCACGGTGGGTGCGATCGCGAAGCGTGCCGGGATAGGGCATGGGACCGTCTACCGGTACTTCGACAGCAAAATCGAGATTTTGCGTGAGGTGTTCGACTACACGGCGGAGCGGCTGTTCCAGGTGCTGGACTTGGGCTCGCTGTCGAAGCCGATCGAGTCGATGGATGCGCTTGCCGATCGGATCGCGACGACAACGGCTCGGTTGAGCGATCTGGTGAATCGAGAGCCGCGCCTGCTCAAGATCGTGACCGTCGAGATCAGTTCGGCCGATCCGGAAATGCAGGCGCGTGTGATGAGCTTCGAGCGGATGCTGGCCGGACGACTTGCCTCGACGCTGTCGCGAGCTATCGCCGCCGGGCAGGTGCGCCCGGAGGTGAATCCGGACGCCTACGGCCACTTGCTGCTGAGCCTGACCATGCCGACGTTCCTGGATGCTTTCCAGGGCAGGCTGGCTCCGGCGCTGCGTTACCGGCACACGGCCGCGATCGTCGGGCTGCTGGAGAACGCGCTGAGGACGCGGCCGGTGCAGGCATGA
- a CDS encoding HPr family phosphocarrier protein — MPQTTVEVGSSIGLHARPANIIAEAVHAAGVPVTLSLVDGEPVDAGSALMIMTLGATQGTPILITSDDQAALDKIAALVAADLDT, encoded by the coding sequence ATGCCCCAGACAACCGTCGAAGTCGGCTCGTCCATCGGCCTGCACGCCCGTCCCGCCAACATCATCGCCGAAGCCGTCCATGCCGCGGGCGTACCCGTCACCCTCTCGCTCGTCGACGGCGAACCGGTCGACGCAGGCTCCGCACTGATGATCATGACCCTCGGCGCCACCCAAGGCACCCCGATCCTCATCACCAGCGACGACCAAGCCGCCCTCGACAAGATCGCCGCACTCGTCGCCGCAGACCTCGACACCTGA
- a CDS encoding PTS fructose transporter subunit IIABC produces MADSIISEDLITLDTDLGAAKEAVIAALAQRLAATGRARDAAALREATLAREAQSATGLPGGIAIPHCRAAAVTEASLAFARLAPRVDFGAPDGPADLVFLIAAPEGAGAEHMKLLSSLARALVKPEFVADLRAAATPADIVSLVEGVLDAPTTTATARSTTAAESATAGTRPEHQEPAAERTIVAVTACPTGIAHTYMAADALVAAGKRAGVSVRVETQGSSGATPLGDEVIAAAAAVVFATDVGVRGRDRFAGKPVVASGVKRAINEPDAMIADALRAADDPHAATVPGRAPDEKPSATEKSETLGWGTRLRQILLTGVSYMIPFVAAGGLLIALGFLLGGYEIADNAKTIVLDNSLTALPQGGLATYLGAVLFQLGTLAFGFLVPALAGYIAFAIADRPGLAPGFTAGAVAVFVGAGFLGGLVGGLIAGFAALWIARVTVPQWARGLMPVVVIPLFASLIVGAAMFIVLGKPLAAVTSGLTHWLNGLSGTSAITLGTILGLMMCFDLGGPVNKAAYSFAVAGLAVTDTASLRIMAAVMAAGMVPPLAMALATTIRPRLFTTAERENGKAAWLLGASFISEGAIPFAAADPLRVIPSMMAGGAVTGALIMATGTTLSAPHGGIFVFFAVGHILWFLAALAAGTLVGAVCVTVAKELARTRTAVPSPTTVTAG; encoded by the coding sequence GTGGCCGACTCGATCATCTCCGAGGATCTGATCACCCTCGACACCGACCTCGGCGCCGCCAAAGAGGCGGTGATCGCCGCACTCGCGCAGCGCCTGGCCGCAACCGGCCGCGCACGCGACGCGGCGGCGCTGCGGGAGGCGACGCTGGCCCGGGAAGCCCAGTCCGCGACCGGACTTCCCGGCGGGATCGCGATTCCGCACTGCCGCGCCGCGGCCGTCACCGAAGCCTCGCTCGCGTTCGCCCGGCTCGCCCCGCGGGTCGATTTCGGGGCCCCGGACGGTCCCGCCGACCTCGTCTTCCTCATCGCCGCGCCCGAAGGCGCGGGAGCCGAGCACATGAAACTGCTCTCCAGCCTGGCGCGTGCGCTGGTGAAGCCCGAGTTCGTCGCCGACCTGCGCGCGGCGGCGACACCCGCGGACATCGTGTCCCTGGTCGAGGGCGTGCTCGACGCGCCCACTACCACTGCCACCGCGCGCAGCACGACCGCCGCGGAGAGCGCGACCGCGGGCACAAGACCCGAGCACCAGGAACCGGCTGCCGAGCGCACCATCGTCGCGGTCACCGCCTGCCCGACCGGAATCGCACACACCTACATGGCCGCCGACGCCCTCGTCGCCGCAGGCAAACGCGCCGGTGTCAGCGTGCGCGTGGAAACACAGGGGTCCAGCGGCGCCACTCCCCTCGGTGACGAGGTCATCGCGGCCGCCGCCGCGGTGGTCTTCGCCACCGACGTCGGCGTGCGCGGGCGCGACCGGTTCGCGGGCAAGCCCGTCGTGGCTTCCGGGGTCAAACGAGCGATCAACGAGCCGGACGCGATGATCGCCGACGCGCTCCGCGCCGCGGACGATCCGCACGCCGCGACCGTCCCCGGCCGCGCACCCGACGAAAAGCCCTCGGCCACAGAGAAATCCGAAACTCTCGGCTGGGGCACCCGTCTGCGCCAGATCCTGCTGACCGGCGTCAGCTACATGATCCCGTTCGTCGCGGCGGGCGGGCTGCTCATCGCGCTCGGCTTCCTGCTCGGAGGCTACGAGATCGCCGACAACGCCAAGACCATCGTGCTGGACAACTCGCTGACGGCGTTGCCCCAGGGCGGACTGGCCACCTATCTCGGCGCGGTGCTGTTCCAACTCGGCACTCTCGCCTTCGGCTTCCTCGTGCCCGCGCTGGCGGGCTACATCGCCTTCGCCATCGCCGACCGCCCCGGCCTCGCACCGGGATTCACCGCCGGAGCCGTCGCGGTGTTCGTCGGGGCCGGATTCCTCGGTGGTCTGGTCGGCGGACTGATCGCCGGGTTCGCGGCGCTGTGGATCGCGCGAGTCACCGTCCCACAATGGGCTCGGGGCTTGATGCCGGTGGTGGTGATACCCCTGTTCGCGTCACTGATCGTCGGCGCGGCCATGTTCATCGTGCTCGGCAAGCCGCTCGCCGCGGTGACCAGCGGACTCACCCACTGGCTCAACGGACTGTCCGGCACCTCCGCGATCACCCTCGGGACCATCCTCGGCCTGATGATGTGCTTCGACCTCGGCGGCCCGGTCAACAAAGCCGCCTACTCCTTCGCCGTCGCCGGACTGGCCGTCACCGATACCGCGTCACTGCGCATCATGGCCGCGGTGATGGCCGCCGGCATGGTGCCACCCCTGGCCATGGCACTGGCCACCACGATCAGACCACGGCTGTTCACCACCGCCGAACGCGAAAACGGCAAAGCGGCTTGGCTCTTGGGCGCGTCGTTCATCTCGGAGGGCGCCATTCCCTTCGCGGCCGCCGACCCGCTACGCGTCATCCCGTCCATGATGGCGGGAGGCGCCGTCACCGGCGCGCTGATCATGGCCACCGGAACCACGCTCAGCGCACCACACGGCGGCATCTTCGTCTTCTTCGCCGTCGGCCACATCCTCTGGTTCCTCGCCGCCCTCGCCGCGGGCACACTCGTCGGCGCGGTCTGCGTCACCGTCGCCAAAGAACTAGCCCGCACGCGAACCGCCGTGCCCTCCCCCACCACCGTCACCGCCGGATAA
- the pfkB gene encoding 1-phosphofructokinase — protein sequence MIVTLTANPSIDRTVTLTGALHRGALHRAATVNSHPGGKGVNVSRVIAAAGRETVAVLPGNTGDPLLRQLGDAGIAYRAVPMPGTARTNLTITETDGTTTKINEPGPPLTTACTAALAETLDGLAAAASWVVLSGSLPPGVPADWYVALLRRLRGIPVAIDASDSPLRAVAATVGSHPPSLLKPNAEELGQLTGADPAELENPVVAARAAATLVERGVDTVLATLGKAGAVLVTPEGAWYAPAPRVTPRSTVGAGDSALAGYLLADSEGAEPTERLRRAVAYGSAAAALPGTGVPGPHDIDLDAVRVTALNALHNS from the coding sequence ATGATCGTCACGCTCACCGCCAACCCCAGCATCGACCGCACCGTCACCCTCACCGGCGCGTTGCACCGCGGCGCGTTGCACCGCGCCGCCACCGTGAACTCTCATCCCGGCGGTAAGGGCGTCAACGTCTCGAGGGTGATCGCCGCCGCGGGCCGTGAAACCGTGGCCGTGCTGCCCGGCAACACCGGAGATCCGCTGCTACGGCAGCTCGGCGACGCCGGTATCGCCTACCGGGCCGTCCCGATGCCGGGGACGGCGCGAACCAATCTCACGATCACGGAAACCGATGGGACCACGACGAAGATCAACGAACCCGGTCCCCCGCTGACCACTGCCTGCACCGCTGCGCTGGCCGAGACGCTCGACGGCCTCGCCGCTGCCGCGTCCTGGGTGGTGCTGTCGGGCTCGCTGCCGCCGGGAGTACCTGCCGACTGGTATGTCGCGCTACTGCGGCGGCTGCGCGGCATACCGGTGGCGATCGACGCCTCGGACTCGCCGCTGCGGGCGGTCGCCGCCACCGTCGGCTCCCACCCGCCGAGCTTGCTGAAACCGAACGCCGAGGAACTCGGTCAGCTCACCGGCGCCGACCCCGCCGAACTGGAGAATCCGGTGGTCGCCGCCCGCGCCGCCGCGACGCTGGTCGAGCGGGGCGTCGATACGGTTCTGGCGACCCTCGGTAAGGCGGGCGCCGTCTTGGTCACCCCGGAGGGCGCCTGGTACGCGCCCGCGCCGAGGGTGACACCGCGCAGCACGGTCGGCGCGGGGGATTCGGCCTTGGCCGGGTACCTGCTCGCCGACTCCGAGGGCGCCGAGCCCACCGAACGGTTGCGCCGCGCGGTTGCCTACGGCAGCGCCGCGGCCGCTCTTCCCGGCACCGGCGTACCCGGCCCGCATGACATCGACCTCGACGCCGTCCGCGTCACGGCGCTGAACGCCCTGCACAACAGCTGA
- a CDS encoding DeoR/GlpR family DNA-binding transcription regulator encodes MYAEERQQAIATLVGQRGRVSVTELSDQYGVTTETVRRDLAVLDRMGLVRRVHGGAVPAAALTAIELGTGEREHSRAAEKDRIAKAALDFLPPTGGSVLFDAGTTTARIAALLPTDRELVAVTNSVPIAARLSGHAAVRLHLLGGRVRGVTQAAVGPETQRMIAELRVDVCFLGTNALTTAHGLSTPDIDEAAVKRAMVASAHRVVVVADSTKVGREDLVRFAEVEDVDALVTDTGVPDSVRSELSASGLEVVTA; translated from the coding sequence ATGTACGCCGAGGAACGGCAGCAGGCGATCGCGACGCTGGTCGGGCAACGAGGCCGCGTGTCGGTCACCGAGCTGTCCGACCAGTACGGCGTCACCACCGAGACGGTCCGGCGTGATCTCGCGGTCCTGGACCGGATGGGCTTGGTCAGGCGTGTGCACGGCGGCGCGGTGCCTGCCGCGGCGCTGACCGCGATCGAGCTCGGCACCGGCGAACGTGAGCACAGCCGTGCGGCGGAGAAGGACCGCATCGCCAAGGCGGCCTTGGATTTCCTGCCGCCGACCGGCGGCAGCGTCCTGTTCGACGCGGGCACCACCACCGCGCGGATCGCCGCCCTGCTGCCGACCGACCGCGAGCTGGTAGCGGTCACCAACTCGGTGCCGATCGCGGCCCGCCTCAGCGGGCACGCCGCGGTGCGGTTGCACCTGCTCGGCGGACGCGTCCGCGGCGTCACCCAGGCCGCCGTCGGCCCGGAGACCCAGCGCATGATCGCCGAGCTGCGGGTCGATGTCTGTTTTCTCGGGACCAACGCGCTCACCACCGCCCACGGCCTGTCCACCCCGGACATCGATGAGGCCGCGGTCAAGCGAGCCATGGTGGCCAGCGCGCACCGCGTCGTCGTGGTCGCCGATTCCACGAAGGTCGGCCGCGAGGACTTGGTGCGCTTCGCCGAGGTCGAGGACGTCGACGCCCTGGTCACCGACACCGGCGTACCGGATTCGGTGCGTAGCGAGCTCAGCGCGTCCGGCCTCGAGGTGGTCACGGCATGA
- a CDS encoding phosphoenolpyruvate--protein phosphotransferase, with translation MTGSLQVETGSVVLVGTPAVSGVTYAPAVRPGARPRVAEAADVVPESDRASEQAALLAAATAVADRLRGRAARAGGAAAEVLAANAAMATDRGWLGVAQKLIAAGTPARAAAVAATDQFAEMFTKLGGLMAERVTDLRDVCDRVVAELAGAPEPGIPVPQQPAILLAEDLAPADAAGLDPSVIIGLATSLGGPTSHTAIIARQLGIPCVVAVTGLDAIAAGTPVLLDGSSGRIVSDPDPDLAARAVEQFRARTARDAAWAGPGATADGHRVEVLVNVQDGPSAQAARRTPAEGVGLFRTELCFLDRDTEPTVAEQERIYHEVLDAYTGAKVVIRTLDAGSDKPLRFADHPDEANPALGIRGIRIAARDAGILDRQLDAIARAAVGRAPAPWVMAPMISTAAEAESFAEKARERGLIPGAMIEVPAAALTAEAILRHVDFLSVGTNDLAQYTMAADRMSPALAALTDPWQPAVLALVARTAAAGRRLGKPVGVCGEAAADPALACVLVGLGVGSLSMAAGAVAAVGARLAETTREQCRRAADAALTAADPAAARRAAREVLGSTPGD, from the coding sequence GTGACAGGATCTTTGCAGGTAGAAACGGGATCTGTAGTGCTGGTCGGCACACCGGCGGTCTCCGGGGTGACGTACGCGCCCGCTGTCCGGCCGGGCGCCCGGCCGCGTGTCGCGGAGGCGGCTGATGTGGTTCCCGAGTCCGATCGGGCATCCGAGCAGGCGGCGTTGCTGGCCGCGGCGACGGCGGTCGCTGACCGGTTGCGGGGGCGTGCGGCGCGGGCCGGTGGCGCTGCCGCGGAAGTTCTCGCCGCGAACGCCGCGATGGCCACCGACCGCGGCTGGCTCGGTGTGGCGCAGAAGCTGATCGCGGCGGGCACACCGGCGCGTGCGGCGGCGGTCGCGGCCACCGACCAGTTCGCCGAGATGTTCACCAAGCTCGGCGGGCTCATGGCCGAACGCGTGACAGACCTCCGCGACGTCTGCGATCGGGTCGTCGCCGAACTGGCCGGCGCGCCCGAACCCGGCATCCCGGTACCGCAACAGCCCGCGATTCTGCTCGCCGAGGACCTCGCGCCCGCGGATGCGGCGGGGCTGGATCCCTCGGTCATCATCGGCTTGGCCACGTCCCTCGGCGGACCTACCAGCCACACGGCGATCATCGCGCGGCAACTCGGCATCCCCTGTGTCGTCGCGGTGACCGGTCTCGACGCGATCGCGGCGGGTACACCCGTCCTGCTCGACGGCTCGTCCGGGCGCATCGTCAGCGATCCCGATCCCGACCTCGCGGCACGCGCGGTCGAGCAGTTCCGTGCCCGGACCGCACGCGACGCCGCCTGGGCCGGGCCGGGCGCCACCGCGGACGGGCACCGGGTGGAAGTCCTGGTCAACGTCCAAGACGGCCCGAGCGCCCAAGCCGCGCGCCGGACACCGGCCGAAGGTGTCGGCCTGTTCCGCACCGAATTGTGCTTCCTGGACCGGGATACCGAGCCCACGGTAGCCGAGCAGGAACGCATCTACCACGAAGTGCTCGACGCCTACACCGGCGCGAAGGTGGTGATCCGGACCCTGGACGCCGGATCGGACAAGCCCCTGCGGTTCGCCGACCATCCCGACGAAGCCAATCCCGCGCTCGGAATACGGGGTATCCGCATCGCCGCCCGCGACGCCGGAATCCTCGACCGGCAACTCGACGCGATCGCCCGAGCCGCCGTCGGCCGCGCACCGGCGCCGTGGGTGATGGCACCGATGATCTCGACCGCGGCCGAAGCGGAATCCTTCGCCGAGAAGGCGCGGGAGCGGGGGCTGATCCCCGGCGCGATGATCGAGGTGCCCGCCGCCGCGCTCACCGCGGAAGCCATTCTGCGCCACGTCGATTTCCTCTCCGTCGGCACCAACGACCTCGCGCAGTACACGATGGCGGCCGACCGGATGTCGCCCGCACTGGCCGCCCTCACCGACCCGTGGCAGCCGGCGGTGCTGGCTCTCGTCGCGCGCACCGCGGCCGCGGGTCGACGACTGGGCAAGCCCGTAGGCGTGTGCGGCGAAGCCGCAGCCGATCCAGCTCTGGCTTGCGTGTTGGTCGGCCTGGGCGTCGGATCACTGTCCATGGCAGCAGGCGCCGTCGCCGCGGTAGGCGCCCGCCTCGCCGAGACCACTCGCGAGCAGTGCCGCCGCGCCGCGGACGCGGCGTTGACGGCCGCCGACCCGGCCGCAGCTCGGAGGGCCGCGCGAGAGGTCCTCGGCTCGACTCCCGGCGACTGA
- a CDS encoding aspartate ammonia-lyase, whose translation MTGSTRTEQDSLGSRAVPADAYWGIHTARALDNFAITGDNIGRYPALVATLAAVKQAACRANRELGILDARRAEAIESACAEIRGGALHDQFPIDPIQGGAGTSTNMNANEVIANRALELLGYDRGTYNEVHPLDHVNLGQSTNDVYPTTIRLAVVRHIRDLVAALRRLADTFGAKADEFADVIKMGRTQLQDAVPMTLGQEFGTFAIMVGEDCDRLEEGITLLCESNLGGTAIGTAINGHPSYPALACAHLAELTGEPVTPAANLIEATQDCGAFVQVSGILKRVAVKLSKMCNDLRLMSSGPTTGFGEINLPPVQAGSSIMPGKVNPVIPEIVNQVAFETIGNDLTVTMAAEAGQLQLNAFEPIIAYGMLRTTTHLTAAVDTLATKCVAGITPNRDHLEQGVRRSVGIVTALTPYIGYAASAHIAKQALQTGQSVAEIAIERGLLTPEAIEEILAARRLAGLTGLAADTKPLGRPVHTRAAGPAPTDRHRFGTAR comes from the coding sequence ATGACCGGCAGCACCCGAACCGAACAAGACTCCCTCGGCAGCCGCGCTGTGCCCGCCGACGCCTATTGGGGCATCCACACCGCACGCGCACTGGACAATTTCGCCATCACCGGCGACAACATCGGCCGATACCCGGCGCTCGTCGCCACGCTCGCCGCGGTCAAGCAGGCCGCCTGCCGCGCCAACCGAGAGCTCGGCATCCTCGACGCTCGCCGCGCCGAGGCGATCGAATCGGCCTGCGCCGAAATCAGGGGCGGCGCGCTGCACGACCAGTTCCCGATCGACCCGATCCAAGGCGGCGCGGGAACCTCGACGAACATGAACGCCAACGAGGTCATCGCCAACCGAGCGCTGGAGTTGCTCGGCTACGACCGCGGGACCTACAACGAAGTGCACCCGCTCGACCACGTCAACCTCGGCCAATCCACCAACGACGTGTACCCCACCACCATCCGGCTCGCCGTCGTGCGGCACATCCGCGACCTCGTCGCCGCCCTACGACGCCTCGCGGATACCTTCGGCGCCAAAGCCGACGAATTCGCCGACGTCATCAAAATGGGCCGCACCCAACTACAAGACGCCGTGCCGATGACCCTCGGACAGGAATTCGGCACCTTCGCGATCATGGTGGGCGAGGACTGCGACCGGCTCGAAGAAGGCATCACCCTGCTCTGCGAGAGCAACCTCGGCGGCACCGCGATCGGCACCGCCATCAACGGCCACCCGAGCTACCCGGCACTGGCCTGCGCCCACCTCGCCGAACTCACCGGCGAACCCGTCACCCCCGCGGCCAACCTGATCGAGGCCACCCAGGACTGCGGCGCCTTCGTTCAGGTCTCCGGCATCCTCAAGCGGGTCGCGGTGAAACTGTCCAAGATGTGCAACGACCTGCGGTTGATGTCCTCAGGCCCGACAACCGGTTTCGGCGAGATCAACCTGCCGCCGGTCCAAGCCGGGTCATCGATCATGCCGGGAAAGGTCAACCCGGTCATTCCGGAGATCGTCAACCAGGTCGCGTTCGAGACCATCGGCAACGACCTGACCGTCACCATGGCCGCGGAGGCCGGGCAGCTGCAACTCAACGCCTTCGAACCGATCATCGCCTACGGCATGCTGCGCACGACCACGCACCTGACCGCCGCGGTCGACACCCTGGCAACCAAATGCGTCGCGGGCATCACCCCCAACCGCGACCACCTCGAGCAAGGCGTTCGACGTTCCGTCGGCATCGTGACAGCGCTGACCCCCTACATCGGCTACGCCGCCAGCGCCCACATCGCCAAGCAGGCGCTGCAAACCGGGCAATCCGTCGCGGAGATCGCGATCGAACGCGGCTTGCTCACACCCGAAGCCATCGAGGAGATCCTCGCGGCCCGTCGACTCGCGGGCCTCACCGGCTTGGCGGCCGACACCAAACCACTCGGCCGTCCAGTCCACACACGCGCCGCGGGACCAGCGCCGACAGATCGGCACCGCTTCGGAACCGCACGCTGA
- a CDS encoding asparaginase domain-containing protein, whose product MAPRSGIAAEVSEVIARYEDTRGRPVEFWYAESDRVIDSGAADSNTAFRIAQWVRYRVESERPHGVVVIHGTDTMAYIGARVAFELRGLAAPVVLTGAQIPLGQPGSDAQHNMHLALDSIATRPVPGTYIAFGSGLHPAVRASKRACDDYDGFTTVREFTPPPSPVASLPHRGSTAARLPVGLLTVFPGLHSDLLNAAIRQYPGGVVLECYGSGTMPHTAEVIETIRTATRRGTPIVVITQCDSGSVDLERYLPGRSLLDAGAISGGDMTREAALAKLAYLVDLGVSGGRLRDWMTTNMLGELSDTATLPPVSTHEDALTTRSR is encoded by the coding sequence ATGGCACCGCGGTCGGGAATCGCTGCCGAAGTCTCCGAGGTCATCGCCCGATACGAGGACACGAGGGGGCGGCCGGTCGAATTCTGGTACGCCGAATCCGACCGTGTCATCGACAGCGGCGCCGCCGACTCGAACACCGCCTTCCGGATCGCGCAGTGGGTGCGGTACCGCGTCGAATCGGAGCGCCCGCACGGCGTAGTAGTCATTCACGGAACCGACACCATGGCCTATATCGGCGCCCGCGTCGCCTTCGAACTGCGCGGTCTCGCAGCCCCAGTGGTGCTGACCGGTGCCCAGATCCCGCTCGGTCAGCCCGGCAGCGACGCGCAACACAACATGCATCTGGCACTGGATTCGATTGCCACTCGACCAGTTCCGGGAACATATATCGCGTTCGGCTCGGGGTTGCATCCCGCCGTGCGGGCCAGCAAACGTGCGTGCGACGACTACGACGGCTTCACCACCGTCCGAGAATTCACGCCGCCACCGTCCCCTGTGGCATCACTACCGCATCGGGGCAGCACTGCGGCACGCCTTCCAGTGGGACTGCTCACCGTCTTTCCGGGACTGCACAGCGATCTGCTCAACGCGGCGATCCGGCAGTATCCCGGTGGAGTCGTCCTGGAATGCTACGGCTCGGGCACGATGCCGCACACAGCCGAGGTCATCGAGACGATCCGGACGGCGACGCGGCGCGGAACCCCGATCGTCGTGATCACCCAGTGTGACAGCGGTTCGGTCGATCTCGAGCGGTACCTGCCAGGACGATCGCTCCTGGACGCAGGAGCGATCAGCGGAGGGGACATGACCAGAGAGGCGGCACTGGCCAAACTGGCCTACCTCGTCGACCTCGGCGTCTCCGGTGGTCGGCTGCGGGACTGGATGACGACCAACATGCTCGGCGAGCTGTCGGACACGGCCACCTTGCCCCCGGTGTCCACCCACGAAGACGCCCTCACCACACGGAGCCGATGA
- a CDS encoding amino acid permease translates to MTHYDELSARPATPPPAAKHDIGDVGYQKQLRKRHMQMIAIGGSIGTGLFLGASGRMALAGPSLAIVYIVCGVFTFMVVRALGELVMYRPSSGAFVSYAREFLGERGAYSVGWLYFLNWSTTLVADITAVALYVHFWSPFVPIPQWVLALIALAVVVGLNVVSVRLFGEFEFWFALIKVGTIVAFMLLAVVFLVTGTPVDGNVPGLSTITDNGGFFPHGLAPMLTIALGVVFAFGGTEMIGVAAGESDDPAAVIPRAVNSIMWRIILFYAGSVVLFTLLLPWTAYSPSESPFVTVMSSIGIPHAGDVMNLVVLTAAMSSLNAGLYATGRTLRSMAVAGAAPRFAARMNRHGVPYGGILITSSVGIAGVVLNLLVPQKAFEIVLNLAGLGIVGTWASIMICHWIFVRKSQRGEYRRPAFRLPFAPVLNILTLVFLAGVVALMFFDDEIGRITLAVFTAVVAAMVAGWFRIRGRLDPDVLAPLDRPDAAEGARGA, encoded by the coding sequence ATGACGCACTACGACGAACTGTCGGCCCGGCCAGCCACCCCACCACCAGCGGCGAAGCACGATATCGGCGACGTCGGTTATCAGAAACAGCTCCGTAAGCGCCATATGCAGATGATCGCGATCGGCGGCTCCATCGGCACCGGGCTTTTCCTCGGAGCCAGCGGCCGCATGGCGCTGGCCGGGCCGTCGCTGGCCATCGTCTACATCGTGTGCGGCGTCTTCACCTTCATGGTGGTGCGCGCGCTCGGCGAGCTGGTGATGTACCGGCCGTCATCCGGTGCGTTCGTCTCCTACGCCCGCGAATTCCTCGGCGAGCGCGGGGCCTATTCGGTCGGCTGGTTGTACTTCCTGAATTGGTCGACCACCTTGGTCGCCGACATCACCGCCGTGGCGCTGTACGTGCACTTCTGGTCGCCGTTCGTGCCGATCCCCCAGTGGGTCCTCGCGCTGATCGCGCTGGCGGTGGTGGTCGGGCTCAACGTGGTGTCGGTGCGCCTGTTCGGCGAATTCGAGTTCTGGTTCGCGCTGATCAAGGTCGGCACCATCGTCGCGTTCATGCTGCTGGCGGTGGTCTTCCTCGTCACCGGCACACCGGTCGACGGCAATGTCCCCGGCTTGTCGACGATCACCGATAACGGCGGTTTCTTCCCGCATGGTCTCGCTCCGATGCTGACGATCGCGCTCGGGGTGGTGTTCGCCTTCGGCGGGACGGAGATGATCGGCGTGGCCGCCGGTGAATCCGACGACCCGGCCGCCGTGATCCCGAGGGCCGTCAACTCGATCATGTGGCGGATCATCCTGTTCTACGCGGGCTCGGTGGTGCTGTTCACGCTGTTGCTGCCGTGGACGGCCTACTCCCCCAGCGAGAGCCCCTTCGTGACCGTCATGAGCTCCATCGGGATCCCGCATGCGGGTGATGTCATGAACCTCGTCGTGCTCACCGCCGCGATGTCGAGCTTGAACGCGGGTCTGTACGCGACCGGTCGCACCTTGCGGTCGATGGCCGTGGCCGGGGCGGCGCCACGCTTCGCCGCCCGGATGAATCGCCACGGCGTTCCCTACGGCGGAATCCTGATCACCAGTTCGGTGGGCATCGCCGGTGTCGTGCTGAATCTCCTCGTCCCCCAGAAAGCCTTCGAGATCGTGCTGAACCTGGCCGGTCTCGGCATCGTCGGGACCTGGGCTTCGATCATGATCTGCCACTGGATATTCGTGCGGAAATCCCAGCGCGGCGAGTACCGCCGACCGGCGTTCCGGCTTCCGTTCGCTCCGGTGCTCAACATTCTCACCCTGGTGTTCCTGGCCGGTGTCGTCGCGCTGATGTTCTTCGACGACGAGATCGGGCGTATCACGCTGGCGGTGTTCACCGCCGTCGTCGCGGCCATGGTCGCCGGATGGTTCCGGATCAGAGGCCGCCTCGACCCGGATGTCCTCGCCCCGCTGGATCGGCCGGACGCCGCTGAGGGAGCGCGGGGCGCATGA